DNA from Lentibacillus amyloliquefaciens:
GTCTTTCCAGCGCCGTTTCGCCCAACCAGGCCAGTTATCTTATTTTCTTCAATCGAAACGGACAGATCATTCAATGCCTTCTGACGTCCATATGATTTGGTCAAGTTCTTACACTCAATCACTTTCATGTTGCATCCCCCTTACGTTCATTGATCGTTTTCTTCATCATGTTCATTAATTCTTTTTCATCCACATGTAATCGTTCGGCTTCCAGCACAGCCTCTTGAATAAGCCGCTTTAAAGTCTTGTCTTTTCGTTTTTCGGTAATGATGGCCTTGGCATCAGACGAAACAAATTTACCGAGTCCGCGCTTGTTATAAAGAATTTTCTCCTCAGACAATAACGTCAACCCTTTTGCCGCTGTAGCAGGATTAATGTTGAACATATCGGCAAGCTTGTATTGGGAATGTACTTTTTCGTCCGGTTTGAAGTTCTCATTGAGGATTTCGTTCTCAATCCATTCCGAAATCTGTATGTAAATCGGTTTGGCGCTATCCGGATTGATCATCAAGCTTGCCTCCTTTATGCAGATTAGTGCATTAGTTATGTAATGTAGTATATTACATATGTGCTGAAAAAACAAGAGGTTAAAAAAGGCTGGGACATAACTAAAACGAGTGATGTTAAAGACGAACTAAACGCAGCTTTTAGCGAAGGCAATATACGGAGACTTCTGCGGGACGGGAGGCATAGATGAGACCGCTTATTGCTTAGCCCGAGGAGGCTCACCAGCTGCCCGCGAAACGCGAAGTATATTTCCGAGCGGCCGTCGTTAGTTCGGGTTTTTCTTCAATGAAAACGCTGTTGTACCAGCCTCAAGGTTGACTTTTCTGTTTTTGCTTTTTGGCAGGGGAGATTTTCTATAAACGCGTTAGCCATTTTTCACGATATGTGAGTGGTCCCATAGCACAACTTCTGCTAGAATTATGGTATATACAATACGGAGGAATTTCTGATGAATGTTTACGTGGATGCGGATGCCTGTCCGGTTAAAAAAACAATCACATCTGTTGCTCGTGAATTCAATGTACCGGTCATACTTGTGAAAAGTTTTTCCCATTTTTCGCATGATAACGAACAGCCCGGTGTCGAGACAATTTATGTGGATACAGGTGCCGAAGCTGCAGATTACCGGATTATGAAACTGGCAAACCAGGGAGATATCATCGTCACGCAGGATTACGGTCTTGCCTCGCTGGGACTTTCCAAAGGGTGTACCGTGTTGCATCATAAAGGGTTCACCTACACGAATCAGAATATCGATCATCTGCTGCAAACACGGCACATGAATGCAATGGCACGTAAAAGCGGAAAGCGGACAAAGGGGCCTAAAGCGTTCAGCCACGAGGATGAATTGAAATTCCACGACCTGTTCCGGAAAACACTTGAAGAAACACGCTAATCCATGCCAACAACATCACTCCGTCTTTCCAGAATGACCACGTCACGCCATACACCGTTTAACTTTCCGAGACGGCGTCTAGTACCAACTTCTCTGAACCCGCATTTTTTATGTAAGAGAATGCTGCTTTCATTTTCCTTAAAAATATCCGCTTCCAATGACCAGAATCCGCATTCTTCACTGACATCCACCAAACGCTCAAGCAGCTTGGTTCCAACCCCATTTCCCGTACTCGTGCTGCTGATATAAATGCTTACCTCAGCCGCTCCACAATGCGCCTCACGTTTTGAAATCGGGGTCAGTGCCGCCCAGCCGACAACTTCTTGACCTTTCTGTGCTACCAGCCTGCAAACCGAGAAATAATCACGATCCCACGACTCCCAGGTCGGAGCTTCCGTCTCGAATGTTGCATTTCCTGTTTGAATGCCTTCGTTGAAAATATGATAAACCTGATTCCAATCTGTTTTTTTCATGTCATCCAATACAATTTGATTGTTCATAGCGATAGTCACCCTTCCATTTATGATCGTTATACTCAAAATATAAAGGACAATTATAGCATAAAGTGAATTTTCAATCAGTGGGGGTCTTCGAAGGGGACTTGTTGCCGAGCACGTTAAAAACCCTTTGAAACGGCCACCGCCATCTCAAAGGGCTCCAATTAATATTTCCTGATATTGAAATTATCCTGAAGCACCGGCCAATTTTGCGGGAATGGCGTTCCCAGTGCCCAATAACTGACACCTCTCAGGCCATATTCCTTTACGGCATCATATTTGGCCTGCATACTACGCGCGTCTTCAAACCATACTTCATGTTCCTGTCCGGTTTCATCCGTATATCGGAAAAATGGGGACTGGTACGTTTCATCATATTGAATGGCTACCCCGTTTACTGCTGCCAGCTGCACCGCTTCTTTCGGACTCACGGTACTTGCAATGGTACCCTCTGTCCACGGGATTTCCCAGTCACGGCCATATAAAGGAACGCCCATAAGAATTTTATCGCGGGGCATAACGGTGACAGCATAATCGAGTATATCCCTTACTTTATTCACAGGCGCAATCGCCCATGGTTCACCGCCTGCCCATCCCCATTCATATGTCATCAACGCCACAAAATCAGCAATTTCCCCATGTGCCTGGTAGTCATGTGCTTCATACAGCAAACCCTCCTGGCCGGCAGTTTCTTTTGGTGCCAAAGCTGTTGAAACGAGAAAACCTTCCGGGTGAAGACGCGCCACCACACGCCTTAGAAATTGATTATAGTTCTCGCGGTCCTCCGGGTAAACATATTCAAAATTAAAATTAACGCCCGCATAGCCTTTTGCACGCATAACCTCCAAAAGTTCACTGATAAGCTGCTCCTGTGCTTCAGTATTACGAAGGACAGCTGCCGCTAAATCCGAGTTAAACTCACTCTGTGTGAAATTAGTCACCACCAATAACGGTGCCACGTTATTAGCCTTCGCTGCTTGAAGAACCGGTTCTTCTGAAAGTATTGTAAGCGATCCATCTTCCGTTATGCTATACATGAATGGGGACAGATAAGTCAAATATCTTCCCACACGTAATACATCAGGGACACCCTGTTCATCCACCCGCGTCGTATAAGCATTCACTTCGGTTACAGGCTTTGCTGTAGCAGGAATTCTTAGCGTCTGACCCGGAAATATAAGGCCTGGCGGTTCAATATCATTGGCTGCAATAATTTGTTCAGGACTGGCACCATACTGTTGCGCAATCAACCAAATGTACTCCCCAGCTCTTACAATATGCGTGAAATAAGGATTCTTCAGCATTTGCCCGGCATATATCAACGACGGGTCTGTAATATTATTGGCCGCCGTAAGTTCCTGAACCGTCACCTCAAGCATTTGGGCTATTTGCCATAACGTATCGCCAGGCTGGATAACATGTTCAAGACCAGGCTCCGGGATAACCAATGTCTGGCCGACAACCAGCACATCCGGGTTATCCAATTCATTCAACAAAACAATCTGATTAACAGCTGACCCATAATTTTGTGCTATCTGCCATAGCGAATCACCGTTTCGTGCGACATGTATCCGCATATCCTCTCCCCCCAATTTGCATGCTCTCACATACCATTCTATTCATTGGGTGGTTGTCTCAGTAACCACTCAAGAACAGAAACATGGGCCGGAGAGCGGAAACATCGGCCCGAGCAAGGAACATACTGAGCCCATGGAAAGTGACGAGCAAACCTTCTGCCAAATCAGCTGCGTTGCCAGAGAGCTCACGTAATATCTATGTCGCAGTTTATATCAACTGCAAGTTACCAAAATTCACAAAAAGAGCCTTACAAATATATTGTGGCTTATGAAATACCGGAACCGACATTATTTTGCCGCTGCCTATTTCGTGAAGACTGTAAATTCAAAAACCGCTGATCAAATCTCTAGCGGGGTGTAACCCGACTTATCATAAACCGGCTTTTCGGCAATGTTGGCATCCGCACCATGCTGTAATACAAATGTTGCTTTGGTACTTCATAGTCAATGTGATTCGCCAGATATTCGAGGCTGACTTGCATCACATCAACGGTTACCCATTCACCGGCACAGCGATGTCCCATATCATAGTCACCGCCGCCTTGCGGGATAAAATCAAACGGACTGCCGCCCCACTCCTTAAAGCGCTCCGGTCTGAATTCATCGGGGTTCTCCCATAAATCCAGGTCGTGATTTGTGCCATACACATCGAGCAAGACCAATGTTCCTTTATTGAAATGATGACCGCTCCAATTGAAATTATGACGGACTTTTGCACCTAAAAACGGCCCAAATGGATAGTAGCGGCGTACTTCCTGAACAAACATCCTGTTGTATGTTTCATCACCACTCCGAAGTTTTTCACTTGTTTCCGGAAAATCATGCATTGCCAAGGCTCCAAATGTCACATATCTTCCAATTGCTGTAATCGGGCGCAGGATATTCAGCAATTCAACTGCTGCTGTCTGCAGGCTCAGCAGCTTGCCATTTAAATCACGATGCCATGCGATCGCATTTAAAGCTGTGCCTTCACGCGGACTGCGCTTTCCTTCCCGGACCTGCTGCACAAGACTTCGTGCCCACTTTTCAGATCGGTTGCGTGCTGTTCGCCCTTTCCAATGCCGCGGACCGATTGCCCCGAAAGCATCAATCATGGCTGCAAGATCCCGTGTGCGCTGATTCAGCTCACTCGCAAACAACGGAACCCCGGCCCATTCACAGGCAACACGACACATCAGTTTTTCAGATTCATGAAACAGTGACATCTCCCGTTTTTGCTGCCAGTTATCACGTGCCACTTGCCATTGCCATCGCGTGATTTCTCTCAGTTCACGAAGACGTTCGGAGGTCATAAGCGACATAAACAGCTGTTTGCGATGTCTATGAGGGGTATCATCCATTCCCTGGACGCCCTTTTTGCCAAACAGCGTTTCCTTAACACGGTTTGGTGCAGCTCCTTTTCGCTTAAATTTTCCCTCGTCATAAAAAACTTCTGCCGCTTCTTCTCCCCCTATGCATATGACTTTTTGCCCGAGCAGCCTTGTCTGGAAAATATTCGACTGAAACTTCCGGCGTCTTTCCGGTATATAATGAAAACCTTCCATTAATAATCGATGTGTGTTATCCATGCCCTTTTCGCGCGTAATTGCCATGAATGCTTTCTCCTTTCCTGACTAAATCAACTAATAATTCATTTTCCCCCTCACGCTCATGATTTATTCCACTTGCAACCGCTATTGCCGGCTGATAACGAACCCAAACATGGCAGAACATAATCAAACCTGTTACGATTAAATTTGTAGGAAGCTTAAACGATGAACCCACAAACTCCGGAAAATTAAACTACAGAAGGTGAGAACATGAATCAAACAATTTTTATTAATGATATGGAATTTAACGCATCTAATGTACAGATAGATTCAGTCACACGACATGGAAAAACGTTAACCAGGATAAGTTTCGAGTTTAAAGTCACACATGAAGAGTCTCATGATGTCACAACACTGCTTTATGAGAATGATTTTACTGTAAAAGTCCCCGGGGAGAACCTCGAATTTCCGGCAGCAATCAGCAATTATTCGACTTCCATCACCAATTTATATGTGGAAGGGACAGTTGGCGATTTCAAACTTGAGCTGACTGAAAAAGAGACTTAGCTTCATACAATTAAAACCACACAGCTGAACGAGCGCTGTGTGGTTAAAAGTTGCTTATGATTGATGATCCTGTATGATCCGCCTGCAGCAAGACCACCTGATAGTCAGGCAGGAATTCCTGAAAATGTGCGACAATCATTTGACCCTTATCTTTTGGAACAAACGACATCATGGTCGGGCCGGCTCCGCTGATAACTGTTCCATACGCCCCCTGCTGCTTAGCTTCACGGCGAATGTCGTGATAATTTGGAATCATTGACGCTCTATATGGTTCATGGAACACATCCTGCTCCATCATTTTGCCTGCCAGCGAGTAATCACCGGCAGCAAGTGACGCAATCAGCACATTGCTGATTGCACTGGCCGATGCAGCATGTTCCCTGGTGTAGTTTTCAGGCAAAACGCTTCTCGCTTCTTCCGTCTTCAAGTCACTCCCCGGAATATAAAGGATCACCTCCAAATCAGGGTCCTGCAGTGATGCCCAATCCACGTCGTCATTGACAACAGTGGAAATGATAAATCCGCCTACCAATGCCGGCGCAACATTATCGGGATGACCCTCTATCTCAGTCCCTATTTCCAGTTTTTGCTCTTGTGTCAGATTCAGATTGCATGCCTGATCAGCCAGTTCTATACCGGCAACAATGGCAGAGGCACTGCT
Protein-coding regions in this window:
- the thrB gene encoding homoserine kinase, translating into MKSFGIRVPASSANIGPGFDSMGLALNLYLTLKVSPSDKWEITQHSPNLPEQTDYDNHYIIQVARSVAANWNQELPACSITIESEIPLARGLGSSASAIVAGIELADQACNLNLTQEQKLEIGTEIEGHPDNVAPALVGGFIISTVVNDDVDWASLQDPDLEVILYIPGSDLKTEEARSVLPENYTREHAASASAISNVLIASLAAGDYSLAGKMMEQDVFHEPYRASMIPNYHDIRREAKQQGAYGTVISGAGPTMMSFVPKDKGQMIVAHFQEFLPDYQVVLLQADHTGSSIISNF
- a CDS encoding GntR family transcriptional regulator; amino-acid sequence: MMINPDSAKPIYIQISEWIENEILNENFKPDEKVHSQYKLADMFNINPATAAKGLTLLSEEKILYNKRGLGKFVSSDAKAIITEKRKDKTLKRLIQEAVLEAERLHVDEKELMNMMKKTINERKGDAT
- a CDS encoding LysM peptidoglycan-binding domain-containing protein, with the protein product MRIHVARNGDSLWQIAQNYGSAVNQIVLLNELDNPDVLVVGQTLVIPEPGLEHVIQPGDTLWQIAQMLEVTVQELTAANNITDPSLIYAGQMLKNPYFTHIVRAGEYIWLIAQQYGASPEQIIAANDIEPPGLIFPGQTLRIPATAKPVTEVNAYTTRVDEQGVPDVLRVGRYLTYLSPFMYSITEDGSLTILSEEPVLQAAKANNVAPLLVVTNFTQSEFNSDLAAAVLRNTEAQEQLISELLEVMRAKGYAGVNFNFEYVYPEDRENYNQFLRRVVARLHPEGFLVSTALAPKETAGQEGLLYEAHDYQAHGEIADFVALMTYEWGWAGGEPWAIAPVNKVRDILDYAVTVMPRDKILMGVPLYGRDWEIPWTEGTIASTVSPKEAVQLAAVNGVAIQYDETYQSPFFRYTDETGQEHEVWFEDARSMQAKYDAVKEYGLRGVSYWALGTPFPQNWPVLQDNFNIRKY
- a CDS encoding DUF3219 family protein, which gives rise to MNQTIFINDMEFNASNVQIDSVTRHGKTLTRISFEFKVTHEESHDVTTLLYENDFTVKVPGENLEFPAAISNYSTSITNLYVEGTVGDFKLELTEKET
- a CDS encoding GNAT family N-acetyltransferase; its protein translation is MNNQIVLDDMKKTDWNQVYHIFNEGIQTGNATFETEAPTWESWDRDYFSVCRLVAQKGQEVVGWAALTPISKREAHCGAAEVSIYISSTSTGNGVGTKLLERLVDVSEECGFWSLEADIFKENESSILLHKKCGFREVGTRRRLGKLNGVWRDVVILERRSDVVGMD
- a CDS encoding cytochrome P450 — its product is MAITREKGMDNTHRLLMEGFHYIPERRRKFQSNIFQTRLLGQKVICIGGEEAAEVFYDEGKFKRKGAAPNRVKETLFGKKGVQGMDDTPHRHRKQLFMSLMTSERLRELREITRWQWQVARDNWQQKREMSLFHESEKLMCRVACEWAGVPLFASELNQRTRDLAAMIDAFGAIGPRHWKGRTARNRSEKWARSLVQQVREGKRSPREGTALNAIAWHRDLNGKLLSLQTAAVELLNILRPITAIGRYVTFGALAMHDFPETSEKLRSGDETYNRMFVQEVRRYYPFGPFLGAKVRHNFNWSGHHFNKGTLVLLDVYGTNHDLDLWENPDEFRPERFKEWGGSPFDFIPQGGGDYDMGHRCAGEWVTVDVMQVSLEYLANHIDYEVPKQHLYYSMVRMPTLPKSRFMISRVTPR
- a CDS encoding YaiI/YqxD family protein — its product is MNVYVDADACPVKKTITSVAREFNVPVILVKSFSHFSHDNEQPGVETIYVDTGAEAADYRIMKLANQGDIIVTQDYGLASLGLSKGCTVLHHKGFTYTNQNIDHLLQTRHMNAMARKSGKRTKGPKAFSHEDELKFHDLFRKTLEETR